One genomic segment of Natrononativus amylolyticus includes these proteins:
- a CDS encoding helix-turn-helix domain-containing protein: protein MRRPRVSWMTQGDDRILETLASSGLILSPAVIAINIGYTRNYVNKRVRKLSEAGLLERVEEGYYEITDDGRAYLEGKLEAADLENIEI from the coding sequence ATGCGACGGCCGCGCGTCTCGTGGATGACACAGGGTGACGACAGAATTCTCGAGACGCTGGCCTCGAGCGGTTTGATTCTCTCTCCAGCTGTGATCGCGATCAACATCGGCTATACGCGAAACTACGTGAACAAGCGGGTTCGGAAGTTGAGTGAAGCGGGGCTGCTAGAGCGCGTCGAGGAAGGATACTACGAGATCACCGACGATGGGCGTGCGTATTTGGAGGGCAAGCTCGAGGCTGCTGATCTCGAGAATATTGAAATATAG
- a CDS encoding tyrosine-type recombinase/integrase, which produces MSRDLERLEPSDALDLYLESRDDASEKTLDGQYYRLRAFVAWCDEEGITNLNTLSGRDLYAYRVWRREGGYSGEELKTITLRGDLATLRAFLRFCGDIDGVNEELYDQIPLPRLNGSGEVSDSTLDPDRAVEIVDWLDRYEYASRRHVIVLLLWHTGCRVGELRALDVGDVDLEGDRPRADGPAIHFVHRPESDTPLKNREKGERWNAIGPHVAQVLEDYLSEDGPRVNVTDDYGRAPLVTTKHGRVSISACRDTLYRVTRPCWRGKACPHDRDPATCEATHYAKMSTCPSSRSPHDVRSGRVTAHRLADEDRALVSDRMNASEEILDKHYDRRSERQKAEQRRRFIEL; this is translated from the coding sequence ATGAGCCGCGATCTCGAACGCCTCGAGCCGTCCGACGCGCTTGACCTCTACCTGGAGTCTCGAGACGATGCCTCAGAGAAAACGCTTGATGGCCAGTACTACCGGCTCCGCGCGTTCGTCGCGTGGTGTGACGAGGAGGGTATTACCAACCTGAACACCCTCTCTGGCCGTGATCTGTACGCCTATCGGGTGTGGCGGCGGGAAGGCGGCTACTCGGGCGAAGAACTGAAAACGATCACCCTCCGGGGTGATCTAGCGACGCTGCGGGCGTTCCTCCGGTTCTGCGGTGATATTGATGGTGTGAATGAAGAACTGTACGACCAGATCCCGCTCCCGCGACTCAACGGAAGCGGGGAGGTGAGTGACAGTACGCTCGATCCGGACCGCGCCGTCGAGATCGTCGACTGGCTGGACCGGTACGAGTACGCGAGCCGACGGCACGTTATCGTTCTTCTGTTGTGGCACACCGGGTGTAGAGTCGGCGAGCTGCGCGCACTCGACGTCGGCGATGTTGACCTGGAGGGGGATCGACCACGAGCAGATGGGCCGGCGATCCACTTCGTCCACCGCCCGGAAAGCGATACGCCGTTAAAAAATAGAGAAAAGGGAGAGCGGTGGAACGCGATCGGGCCGCACGTTGCCCAGGTGCTCGAGGACTACCTGAGCGAGGATGGACCACGCGTAAACGTGACCGATGACTACGGACGCGCACCGCTCGTAACGACCAAACACGGACGGGTTTCCATTTCGGCCTGTCGGGATACGCTCTACCGCGTCACGCGCCCGTGCTGGCGGGGGAAAGCGTGCCCGCACGACCGCGACCCTGCGACCTGCGAGGCGACCCACTACGCAAAGATGAGTACGTGTCCGTCATCTCGCTCCCCTCACGACGTCCGGAGCGGTCGCGTTACGGCGCACCGACTGGCGGACGAAGACCGGGCGCTCGTCTCTGATCGAATGAACGCGAGCGAGGAGATTCTGGACAAGCACTACGACCGTCGTTCGGAACGACAGAAGGCCGAGCAGCGCCGGAGGTTCATCGAACTATGA